One Pararge aegeria chromosome 4, ilParAegt1.1, whole genome shotgun sequence DNA segment encodes these proteins:
- the LOC120637621 gene encoding serine/threonine-protein kinase polo, with protein sequence MTSIKEDEKKEIPEIIHDPQTHCSYQRLRFFGKGGFAKCYEIQDIATNQVYAGKIVSKKLMVKSSQRDKMSQEIDIHRSLKHKHVVGFHNFFEDSLNIYIVLELCKRRSMMELHKRRKAITEPETRFYMHQILLGVQYLHSQRIIHRDLKLGNLFLDDDLHVKIGDFGLAAKIEYEGERKRTLCGTPNYIAPEILTKTGHSFEVDIWSLGCIMYTLLVGKPPFETSTLRDTYKRIKLCEYRIPSSLRKPAASMIVLQLQSVPAKRPPVDKLLQHEFFTSGIMPAALPLSCLTTAPRTDQLEGLALLRRPLNEVKNNENIMAVDSPMKRGPGMPLEHHAVEPLSHKQNLVALRDQLAALLNAKTVGQLKCRRECLTDDMSDPVAQPLVWVGKWVDYSDKYGFGYQLCDESVGVMFNDTTKLIMLANGVNVHYINRQGQEQYLTMQEYPHDLDKKMKLLTYFRRYMTEHLMKAGASVPVRETDGLSRLPHLHQWFRTTLAVIMYLTNGTLQINYQDHTKIILCPLMQAVTYIDIDKNFRTFRFSTLEEHGCDKKLYANLTYALEKLNSILENKLNV encoded by the exons atgacgTCAATCAAAGAAGATGAAAAGAAAGAAATTCCTGAAATTATCCACGATCCCCAAACACATTGCAGTTATCAAAGGTTGAGATTCTTTGGAAAG GGTGGCTTTGCAAAATGCTACGAAATACAGGACATAGCCACAAACCAGGTGTATGCTGGCAAAATAGTATCAAAGAAGCTGATGGTAAAATCAAGCCAAAGAGACAAAATGTCCCAGGAGATTGATATTCATCGGTCGTTAAAACATAAGCATGTTGTCGGATTCCATAACTTTTTTGAAGACTCACTCAACATTTATATTGTACTGGAGCTCTGCAAAAGAAGA TCTATGATGGAGTTGCACAAACGTAGAAAAGCTATTACGGAGCCAGAGACCAGGTTCTACATGCATCAGATACTATTAGGTGTGCAGTATTTGCACAGCCAGAGGATCATACACAGGGATCTCAAACTCGGAAATCTATTCCTGGATGATGATCTACATGTTAAGATTGGGGATTTTGGCCTTGCGGCAAAAATTGAGTATGAAG gaGAGAGAAAGAGGACTTTATGCGGTACACCAAATTATATCGCACCTGAAATATTGACAAAGACTGGGCATTCCTTTGAAGTTGACATCTGGAGTTTGGGATGCATCATGTACACATTGCTGGTTGGAAAGCCACCATTCGAAACCTCCACACTTCGGGACACTTATAAGAGGATCAAACTATGTGAATATAG GATACCATCGTCTCTCCGAAAGCCGGCGGCATCTATGATAGTTCTACAGCTACAGTCTGTCCCAGCGAAGCGGCCTCCTGTCGACAAACTGCTCCAACACGAGTTCTTCACATCAGGCATCATGCCTGCTGCGCTGCCACTGTCTTGCCTCACGACCGCGCCCAGAACCGATCAACTCGAGGGACTCGCGCTACTCAGACGACCGCTTAATGAAGTTAAGAACAACG AGAACATCATGGCCGTGGACTCGCCGATGAAGCGTGGTCCAGGGATGCCACTGGAACACCACGCCGTGGAGCCGCTGTCACACAAGCAAAATCTGGTGGCGCTGCGAGACCAGCTGGCCGCTCTACTCAATGCGAAG ACTGTGGGGCAGTTGAAATGCCGCCGCGAATGCCTTACCGACGATATGAGCGACCCTGTGGCCCAACCTCTGGTTTGGGTTGGCAAGTGGGTCGACTACAGCGACAAATACGGCTTCGGATATCAGCTGTGCGACGAGAGTGTCGGTGTTATGTTCAACGACACTACCAAACTCATCATGTTGGCTAACGGAGT GAATGTTCACTATATTAATCGACAAGGCCAGGAGCAGTATTTGACTATGCAGGAATACCCTCACGACCTCGACAAGAAGATGAAACTGCTTACTTACTTTAGACGATATATGACTGAGCATCTTATGAAAGCTG gTGCATCAGTGCCAGTGCGAGAGACTGACGGGTTGTCAAGATTGCCACACTTGCACCAGTGGTTTAGGACCACACTTGCAGTTATCATGTACCTAACCAATGGAACTTTACAG ATAAACTACCAAGATCACACGAAAATCATCCTATGTCCGCTTATGCAAGCAGTGACatatatcgacatcgataagAACTTCAGGACATTCCGGTTCAGTACACTCGAGGAACACGGTTGCGACAAAAAACTATACGCAAACCTAACGTACGCATTAGAAAAACTAAACAGtatattagaaaataaacttaatgtGTAG
- the LOC120637622 gene encoding stromal cell-derived factor 2, whose product MVFGKFCNNYFYLIKILVLVSLWVVQVTEGSRAEYVTCGSILKLLNKDLNLRLHSHDVKYGSGSGQQSVTAVDVTDDHNSHWLVRAAKDETCKRGAPIKCNSNIRLQHVSTKKNLHSHYFSSPLSGNQEVSCYGDENGEGDSGDNWTVVCNNDYWRRDTPVKLRHIDTISYLAGSGRTFGRPISGQGEIVGVSSQYEAYTDWQPQEGLFVHPSDLLPHQQAKISHTEL is encoded by the exons ATGGTTTTTGGGAAGTTTtgtaataactatttttatttaatcaagatATTGGTGCTTGTTTCCTTATGGGTTGTTCAGGTGACTGAAG GGTCGAGGGCAGAATACGTGACGTGCGGCTcaattttgaagttattaaataaagatttgaactTGAGACTCCATTCTCATGATGTGAAGTATGGATCAGGCTCGGGACAGCAATCTGTGACAGCTGTTGACGTGACTGACGACCATAATAGCCATTGGCTTGTAAGGGCTGCAAAGGACGAAACATGTAAAAGGGG GGCTCcaataaaatgtaattcaaaCATAAGATTGCAGCATGTATCTACCAAGAAGAACTTGCATTCACATTATTTCTCCTCCCCTCTTTCGGGCAACCAGGAAGTCTCATGCTATGGAGATGAGAATGGAGAGGGTGATAGTGGTGACAACTGGACTGTTGTCTGCAATAATGATTATTGGAGAAGAGATACCCCAGTGAAATTAAGACATATTGATACTATATC GTATCTGGCAGGTTCTGGCAGAACCTTTGGCAGGCCCATCAGCGGTCAAGGAGAAATTGTAGGAGTATCATCACAGTATGAAGCGTACACAGACTGGCAACCCCAAGAAGGTTTATTTGTCCACCCAAGTGACTTGTTACCACACCAACAAGCAAAAATTTCACACACAGagctataa
- the LOC120623401 gene encoding steroid receptor RNA activator 1-like, with the protein MENCENSSDMKVTYDPGWNDPPSFAYNSSQQTTPNRPRNFLNKRVAFPLSGNSTTAITAPSFNLPPMPTTLLPPMQNISLEAKSQEDIEIDSASLLKEVNNILVGLLESSHELGAKAESIKKKIGIMEEMWSSGKLNKQIQIQMKDLACALRDHNPGKADDIHKALMVDHVSCISTWMPGVKQLIYHCIARSELLAIDKE; encoded by the exons ATGGAAAATTGTGAAAACTCTTCGGACATGAAAG TAACATATGACCCTGGTTGGAACGACCCGCCGAGTTTTGCCTACAACTCAAGTCAGCAAACGACGCCCAATCGACCTAGGAATTTCCTAAATAAAAGAGTGGCTTTCCCTTTATCTGGTAACAGTACCACTGCAATAACTGCTCCTTCGTTTAATTTACCCCCGATGCCCACAACTTTGCTACCTCCTATGCAGAATATTTCTTTAGAAGCAAAATCTCAAGAAGATATTGAAATAGATAGTGCAAGTCTACTGAAAGAAGTCAACAATATTTTAGTTGGTCTACTTGAGTCCAGCCACGAATTGGGAGCAAAAGCGGAGAGCATTAAGAAGAAAATAGGAATAATGGAAGAAATGTGGTCAAGTgggaaattaaataaacaaatacaaatcCAGATGAAAGACCTAGCATGTG CTTTAAGAGATCACAATCCTGGTAAAGCAGATGACATTCACAAAGCTCTTATGGTGGATCATGTAAGCTGCATTTCCACCTGGATGCCAGGAGTCAAGCAACTCATCTACCACTGTATTGCACGAAGTGAACTATTAGCAATAGATAAAgagtaa